In one window of Arachis ipaensis cultivar K30076 chromosome B06, Araip1.1, whole genome shotgun sequence DNA:
- the LOC107647699 gene encoding uncharacterized protein LOC107647699, whose translation MEFTSSSLQITPIEDPSIPQEFYFDNCFSIIFNCTKKLIQIIERSNPTPEVHFSSTTTTATEAILVPCTPLTNLSREDTILLHEIFSSLPVSPEVLDQILPDIGETARRILSNETCDSNTREMVVNLHVTSYIVVQDSDIYNDDLCQNFFERLQSVNLLERSKTDEQDDDAECAICLEKFDDGNEDSSVEIVRTNCWHVFHDRCLLRWLRRCANCRSPYSCPLCRSVVSPTSEIDDE comes from the coding sequence ATGGAATTCACCTCTTCTTCTTTGCAAATCACTCCCATTGAAGACCCATCCATACCACAAGAGTTTTATTTCGATAATTGCTTCTCCATCATCTTCAATTGCACCAAAAAATTGATCCAAATTATTGAACGCTCAAACCCAACTCCTGAGGTTCACTTTTCTTCTACTACAACTACAGCCACTGAAGCAATCTTGGTTCCTTGTACTCCACTCACAAACCTCAGCAGAGAAGACACAATCTTGTTGCATGAAATCTTTTCTTCACTACCTGTGTCACCTGAGGTATTGGACCAAATTTTACCTGACATAGGCGAAACTGCAAGAAGGATTTTAAGCAATGAAACGTGTGACTCCAACACGCGGGAGATGGTTGTGAACCTTCATGTTACCTCCTACATTGTTGTTCAAGATTCTGATATCTATAATGATGATCTCTGTCAAAACTTTTTTGAACGACTACAATCCGTGAATCTGTTGGAGAGATCGAAAACTGATGAGCAAGATGATGATGCTGAATGCGCCATTTGCTTGGAGAAGTTTGACGATGGTAATGAAGATTCAAGCGTAGAAATTGTTCGTACAAATTGCTGGCATGTTTTTCATGATCGCTGCTTGCTCCGCTGGCTCCGACGCTGTGCCAACTGTCGATCGCCATATTCTTGCCCATTGTGCCGCAGCGTCGTATCTCCAACTTCAGAGATAGATGATGAATAG